The following proteins come from a genomic window of Paenibacillus antri:
- a CDS encoding carbohydrate ABC transporter permease gives MVQIHNQKEDFGSIFIKAISYFCIACFALACLFPFVLMISSSFMNEQEIIREGYKLIPSEFSLKAYEMLINNSTALYKAYGVTIFITVVGTALGLFMMSMAGFVLNRKDFKYRNFFAFLIYFTTLFAGGLIPSYILMVKYLHLKDSLFAMILPGVVGAWSIFLMRNFMKAIPDSLYESATIDGAGDFMIYWRIFIPLAIPSLATVGLFSALGFWNEWYNGMLYIQTPDKYPLQYFLQRMINQTNVQALINQGVVIDAGELPTQSIKMATAVLATGPIILLYPFLQRYFITGLTIGAVKG, from the coding sequence ATGGTTCAAATCCATAATCAAAAAGAGGACTTCGGCAGCATTTTCATAAAGGCCATTAGTTATTTCTGTATCGCCTGCTTCGCCTTGGCTTGCCTCTTTCCCTTCGTGCTGATGATCTCCTCCTCCTTCATGAACGAGCAGGAAATCATCCGCGAAGGATACAAGCTGATCCCGAGCGAGTTCTCGCTTAAAGCTTACGAGATGCTGATCAACAACTCGACCGCGTTATACAAAGCCTATGGCGTAACGATTTTTATTACCGTCGTCGGCACCGCATTAGGATTGTTCATGATGTCGATGGCCGGGTTCGTGTTGAACCGGAAGGATTTCAAGTATCGTAATTTCTTCGCCTTTCTGATTTATTTTACGACGTTGTTCGCCGGGGGCTTGATTCCAAGCTATATCTTGATGGTCAAGTATTTGCATCTGAAGGATAGCTTGTTCGCGATGATCTTGCCCGGGGTCGTAGGCGCATGGTCGATTTTCCTGATGCGGAACTTCATGAAGGCGATTCCGGATTCCTTATACGAGTCGGCGACGATCGACGGCGCAGGCGATTTCATGATCTATTGGAGAATATTCATCCCTCTGGCGATTCCGTCGCTCGCCACCGTCGGACTGTTTTCGGCGCTCGGTTTTTGGAACGAGTGGTATAACGGCATGCTTTACATCCAGACGCCGGATAAATATCCTTTGCAATATTTCCTGCAGCGCATGATCAATCAAACCAATGTTCAAGCGCTGATCAACCAAGGCGTGGTCATCGACGCCGGCGAGCTGCCGACGCAGTCCATTAAGATGGCTACCGCGGTACTGGCTACGGGGCCGATCATCTTGTTATATCCGTTTTTACAGCGCTATTTTATTACGGGTCTTACGATCGGTGCGGTCAAAGGGTAA
- a CDS encoding DUF3502 domain-containing protein has translation MKGKKFSIALLTVTMLTTLLAACNGSNEGSAPSAQPSAPATDNGVDISKEVNLVYYLWGSEGVANKDILAEINKLLKRDINATLEVKYIDWPDVATKYPLLFASGEQFDMSHASPGAAVSYFTLAEQDALVDITDMLDKVAPKLKAEISEEVWAGNKVDGKIYGVPSLYSEFTPTGYVYRTDLLKKYGMEKISTIEEMEQYMDNVVANESFSPINGNANDAFNMYRMLVDTTEKWINAPGISFAELNLVTSSPEDYKKVFHPAFTQQFEDWAVKMREWSDKGYWPKDVLSSQVAGDVNFRSANSAGYLTHAQDWIGKYGSDVKAMPDVETGFYTFAEANQKIKRKMGVENSTVISANSKNPERALMAIEKFMTDPEYYNLIQYGIEGRQYVIEDGMKKTPAGFDDKKDGGGFAVWSLRNDKYNLPMDTENPIRSSLYEEWNKVAINDPYMGFSFDPKNVTTEIAAISNVNSQLGMQLMLGKTSKDPKTAVAEYREQLKAAGIDKVIAEVEAQLADFEPVQ, from the coding sequence ATGAAAGGCAAGAAATTTTCGATCGCTTTATTGACGGTTACGATGTTGACCACCCTGCTGGCTGCCTGCAACGGTTCGAACGAAGGAAGCGCGCCGTCCGCGCAACCGTCGGCGCCTGCGACCGACAACGGCGTAGACATCTCGAAAGAAGTGAATTTGGTTTATTATTTATGGGGTTCCGAAGGCGTCGCCAACAAAGATATTTTGGCGGAAATCAACAAGCTTCTGAAACGCGACATCAATGCGACGCTTGAAGTGAAGTACATCGACTGGCCGGACGTCGCTACGAAGTATCCGCTGTTGTTCGCTTCCGGCGAGCAATTCGATATGTCGCATGCGTCGCCGGGCGCCGCGGTATCGTACTTTACGCTGGCCGAACAAGATGCCCTCGTCGACATTACGGACATGCTGGATAAGGTCGCTCCGAAGCTGAAGGCGGAAATTTCCGAGGAAGTTTGGGCGGGGAACAAGGTCGACGGCAAAATCTACGGCGTACCTTCCTTGTACAGCGAGTTCACGCCGACCGGATACGTATACCGTACAGACCTGCTGAAGAAATACGGCATGGAGAAGATCAGCACGATCGAAGAGATGGAACAATACATGGACAACGTCGTGGCGAATGAATCCTTCTCGCCGATCAACGGCAATGCGAACGACGCCTTCAACATGTACAGAATGTTGGTCGATACGACGGAGAAGTGGATCAACGCGCCGGGCATCTCGTTCGCGGAGCTGAATCTCGTCACGAGCAGCCCGGAGGACTATAAGAAGGTATTCCACCCGGCGTTCACGCAACAATTCGAAGACTGGGCCGTGAAGATGCGCGAATGGTCGGATAAGGGCTACTGGCCGAAGGATGTATTGTCCTCGCAAGTGGCTGGCGACGTGAACTTCAGATCGGCGAACTCGGCCGGTTACCTGACGCATGCGCAGGACTGGATCGGCAAGTACGGCTCGGATGTGAAGGCGATGCCGGACGTGGAGACTGGATTCTATACGTTCGCGGAAGCAAACCAGAAAATTAAGCGGAAAATGGGCGTAGAGAACTCCACGGTCATCAGCGCGAACTCGAAAAATCCGGAACGCGCATTGATGGCGATCGAGAAGTTCATGACCGATCCGGAATATTACAACTTGATTCAGTACGGTATCGAAGGCCGTCAATATGTCATCGAAGACGGAATGAAGAAGACGCCTGCCGGATTCGACGATAAGAAGGACGGCGGCGGCTTCGCGGTTTGGTCCTTGCGGAACGATAAATATAACTTGCCGATGGATACGGAAAACCCGATCCGCAGCAGCCTGTATGAAGAATGGAACAAAGTCGCCATCAACGATCCGTACATGGGCTTCAGCTTCGATCCGAAGAACGTGACGACGGAAATCGCCGCGATTTCCAACGTGAATTCCCAATTGGGCATGCAGCTGATGCTCGGCAAGACGAGCAAAGATCCGAAAACGGCGGTCGCCGAATACAGAGAGCAGCTGAAAGCGGCGGGCATCGACAAGGTGATCGCGGAAGTGGAAGCGCAGCTGGCCGATTTCGAACCGGTACAATAA
- a CDS encoding Gfo/Idh/MocA family protein: MNAPTFRVAFIGCGRRAHEHAIGVQDDDRCEVVGLSDISEASAEALNVAFGFQANVYTDHKDMLAKEKPDAVFICLWTPLHLPVFRDCAEAGVKAVLCEKPMSATWGECQEMGRIAEETGCQLTFSLQRRFAAGNRTVRRLIGEGHIGQVLRMDLYSPPNLLDCGIHTFDQAMSYMGETPAKWVLGGVDTTETYNWFNVPSECGAYGHLEFANGVHASLYSGSIDTWEPTEDKTKIWAGVRVIGTEGFIEAMWDGQIVGGVKYADPSWKPEMELSSMQDQMKGYVRHAIDCLASGEEPEVSHRKALRASEIIFAFYESVRRNARVELPLAGFTDSPFISMLENGQFTK; this comes from the coding sequence GTGAACGCACCAACCTTCCGGGTCGCTTTTATCGGCTGCGGCAGACGCGCGCATGAACACGCGATCGGCGTGCAGGACGACGACAGATGCGAAGTCGTCGGCTTGTCCGATATTTCGGAGGCGTCGGCCGAAGCGCTGAATGTCGCATTCGGATTTCAAGCGAACGTCTATACCGACCACAAGGATATGCTAGCGAAGGAGAAGCCCGATGCGGTGTTCATCTGTTTATGGACGCCGCTGCATCTGCCGGTGTTTCGCGATTGCGCGGAAGCCGGGGTCAAAGCCGTATTGTGCGAGAAGCCGATGTCGGCGACCTGGGGAGAATGCCAAGAGATGGGCCGGATCGCCGAAGAGACGGGCTGCCAGCTGACGTTCTCGCTGCAACGCCGTTTCGCTGCGGGCAATCGGACCGTACGGCGCCTGATCGGGGAAGGGCACATCGGACAAGTGCTTCGGATGGATTTGTATTCTCCTCCGAACTTGCTCGATTGCGGCATTCACACGTTCGATCAGGCGATGAGCTATATGGGCGAGACGCCGGCGAAATGGGTGCTCGGCGGGGTCGATACGACCGAAACGTATAATTGGTTCAATGTGCCGTCGGAATGCGGCGCGTACGGGCATCTGGAGTTCGCGAACGGCGTCCACGCGAGTCTGTATTCGGGCTCGATCGATACATGGGAACCGACGGAGGATAAGACGAAAATTTGGGCCGGCGTTCGCGTGATCGGCACCGAAGGCTTCATCGAAGCGATGTGGGACGGGCAGATCGTCGGAGGCGTCAAATACGCGGATCCGTCGTGGAAGCCGGAGATGGAGCTGTCCTCGATGCAAGATCAGATGAAAGGGTACGTCCGGCACGCGATCGATTGCTTGGCGAGCGGCGAAGAGCCGGAAGTATCTCATCGGAAAGCGCTTCGCGCCTCCGAAATCATCTTCGCCTTCTATGAGTCGGTTCGCCGCAACGCGCGCGTGGAGCTGCCGCTCGCCGGCTTTACGGACAGCCCGTTCATCTCCATGCTCGAGAACGGCCAATTTACGAAATAA
- a CDS encoding sugar phosphate isomerase/epimerase family protein translates to MSRPKLGLIGIVREEAKQDFWGTMQRVAEIGYEGIEGAGELLNGDVKANVERFRGLGLQVATHSVNKEQLRDEKLLDQVIREAHALQTKDVTFWWDVVDNREQLLRDAELYDKAGARLASEGLRFCYHNHAHEFTNTFNGVYSLDILAEHTDPKHLYFRMDVAWITIGGADPAHILRKMAGRVPAIHLKDVYTLDEERKWTAVGTGVVKIKESIEAAKDIGAEWMTVEQDELRHLTGIETATVSYLNLKEMGLL, encoded by the coding sequence ATGTCGAGACCAAAGCTTGGTTTGATCGGAATCGTTCGAGAAGAAGCGAAGCAGGACTTCTGGGGGACGATGCAGCGCGTCGCCGAGATCGGGTACGAAGGGATCGAAGGCGCAGGGGAACTGCTGAACGGAGACGTCAAGGCGAATGTCGAGCGGTTTCGCGGATTGGGACTCCAAGTCGCGACGCACAGCGTGAACAAGGAGCAGCTGCGCGACGAGAAGCTGCTCGATCAAGTCATTCGGGAAGCCCATGCGCTGCAGACGAAGGACGTCACCTTCTGGTGGGACGTCGTCGACAACCGGGAACAATTGCTTCGAGACGCTGAATTGTACGATAAAGCGGGCGCTCGACTCGCGTCGGAGGGGCTCCGGTTTTGCTATCACAACCATGCCCATGAGTTCACCAATACCTTCAACGGCGTGTATTCGTTGGACATTTTGGCGGAGCATACGGACCCGAAGCATCTATACTTCCGCATGGACGTCGCCTGGATCACGATCGGCGGCGCCGATCCGGCGCACATCCTTCGCAAGATGGCGGGCCGCGTGCCGGCCATCCACTTGAAGGACGTCTATACCTTGGACGAAGAGAGAAAATGGACGGCGGTCGGGACGGGCGTCGTCAAAATTAAGGAATCGATCGAAGCGGCGAAGGACATCGGCGCGGAATGGATGACGGTCGAGCAGGACGAACTCCGCCATCTTACGGGCATCGAGACGGCGACGGTCAGCTATTTGAACTTAAAAGAAATGGGATTGCTGTAA
- a CDS encoding Gfo/Idh/MocA family protein, with translation MEKINIGLVGASWFADLWYVPVLLKHPHAELTAICSGSGDSARRMAETYGILSVYESYDDMFERAGLDGVCIVTPNDVHAAIATAAMERGLHVISEKPLAATLEEAAAMLRTAERTGIVHGLNFTYREHPGVRKMKAMAERGDIGRLRSGHYEYSGDYGVEGPPGWRGSAARGGVGGVLGDLGSHLIDLARFVTGERLTEVAADARFVHRDRAGWGGGRGRVPRTP, from the coding sequence ATGGAAAAGATCAACATCGGCCTCGTCGGGGCAAGTTGGTTTGCGGACTTGTGGTATGTCCCGGTCTTATTGAAGCACCCGCACGCCGAGTTAACCGCGATCTGCAGCGGAAGCGGGGACAGCGCGAGACGGATGGCGGAAACGTACGGAATCCTTTCGGTATACGAGTCATACGATGACATGTTCGAACGAGCCGGCCTTGACGGCGTATGCATCGTGACCCCCAACGACGTCCATGCCGCGATCGCGACAGCCGCTATGGAGCGAGGTCTCCACGTCATTAGCGAAAAGCCGCTGGCCGCGACGTTGGAAGAGGCGGCCGCGATGCTGCGCACGGCGGAACGGACGGGCATCGTTCACGGATTGAACTTCACGTATCGCGAACACCCCGGCGTTCGCAAGATGAAGGCGATGGCGGAACGCGGCGACATCGGCCGCTTGCGCTCGGGGCATTACGAATACAGCGGCGATTACGGCGTCGAGGGTCCGCCCGGATGGCGCGGCTCCGCCGCTAGAGGCGGAGTCGGCGGCGTGCTTGGCGACTTAGGCTCGCATCTCATCGACTTGGCCAGGTTCGTGACGGGAGAACGGCTGACGGAGGTGGCCGCCGACGCGCGGTTCGTTCATCGCGACCGGGCCGGATGGGGCGGCGGACGAGGTCGCGTTCCTCGGACGCCATGA
- a CDS encoding Gfo/Idh/MocA family oxidoreductase: protein MGTFRTSWLEHQGRNGQTIRMTLTGDLGKLEFAASHLGASLSLAKAKQAAVPIDLSPEVETWNEANVPTEELFRPWRVTERNEVWKWIDRIRDRKATREATYADAPTFLDGYYVQSVMDAVMESAERKCWKAV from the coding sequence ATCGGTACGTTCCGTACAAGCTGGCTAGAGCATCAAGGCCGGAACGGGCAGACGATCCGGATGACGTTGACCGGCGATCTGGGGAAGTTGGAATTCGCCGCCAGCCATCTCGGAGCAAGCTTGTCGCTCGCGAAGGCGAAGCAAGCGGCCGTACCGATCGATTTGTCGCCGGAGGTCGAGACGTGGAACGAAGCCAACGTCCCGACGGAGGAGCTCTTCCGGCCATGGAGAGTCACGGAACGCAATGAAGTCTGGAAATGGATCGACCGGATTCGCGATCGCAAGGCGACGAGGGAAGCGACTTATGCCGATGCACCCACGTTCTTGGACGGCTACTACGTTCAGTCCGTCATGGACGCCGTAATGGAATCGGCCGAACGTAAATGTTGGAAGGCGGTTTAA
- a CDS encoding SGNH/GDSL hydrolase family protein has product MTERRKEPIGELDRNMSIDGETLGDAGLRWLTPVDEARVRVDGFAWFERDRLFRRLPVRPEQPISAAVDKLADHTAGGQLRFRTDSSRLRIRVRLAGPATMDHMPATGQCGFDCYIEREGRLRFYRTARFDPGQDRYECGFYDGWTGGMREIVLYFPLYQGVKEIVLGLDSDASVQVPQSFPDERRIIFYGTSITQGGCANRPGMAYPNILSRRFPLEIINLGFSGNGRGEPEMASLIAEIERPACLVVDYDANCPSAEEMARTLPEFIRTYRRRHPDVPILVLSKPCYAEEAFHEELREKCLAKRQAQAEIVDRLRLAGDRRIFFQDGGALFGSDFADGTVDGVHPTDQGFARIADRLTPILAELIGITPYDL; this is encoded by the coding sequence ATGACGGAACGTCGCAAGGAGCCGATCGGCGAGCTGGATCGGAATATGAGCATCGACGGTGAAACGCTCGGCGATGCCGGGCTGAGATGGCTGACCCCTGTGGACGAGGCTCGGGTCCGGGTCGACGGATTTGCCTGGTTCGAACGCGATCGGTTGTTCCGCCGATTGCCGGTTCGGCCGGAGCAGCCGATCTCCGCCGCTGTAGACAAGTTGGCCGACCATACGGCAGGGGGACAGCTTCGGTTTCGGACCGATTCGAGCCGACTCCGCATCAGGGTTCGACTGGCCGGCCCGGCGACGATGGACCATATGCCGGCTACGGGGCAATGCGGCTTCGATTGTTATATCGAACGCGAGGGGCGGCTTCGCTTTTATCGGACGGCGAGGTTCGATCCCGGGCAAGACCGGTATGAATGCGGGTTTTACGACGGGTGGACGGGCGGCATGCGGGAGATTGTTCTCTATTTTCCGCTCTATCAAGGCGTGAAGGAGATCGTGCTCGGGCTCGATTCAGATGCAAGCGTTCAGGTTCCGCAATCGTTTCCGGATGAAAGAAGGATAATTTTCTATGGTACGTCCATCACCCAAGGCGGATGCGCCAACCGTCCGGGGATGGCGTATCCGAACATTCTAAGCCGCAGATTTCCGTTGGAAATCATCAATCTTGGGTTTTCCGGCAACGGAAGAGGAGAGCCGGAAATGGCGAGCTTGATCGCCGAGATCGAACGTCCCGCATGTCTGGTCGTCGATTACGACGCGAACTGTCCTAGCGCGGAGGAGATGGCTCGAACCTTGCCGGAATTCATTCGAACGTATCGAAGACGGCATCCGGACGTACCTATTCTGGTGTTGTCGAAGCCCTGTTATGCGGAAGAAGCATTCCATGAAGAGCTGCGGGAGAAATGCTTGGCCAAGCGGCAGGCGCAAGCGGAGATCGTCGATCGGCTTCGCCTGGCCGGAGATCGGCGAATCTTTTTCCAGGACGGCGGCGCGTTATTCGGTTCGGATTTCGCCGACGGCACCGTCGACGGCGTTCATCCTACGGATCAAGGGTTTGCCCGGATCGCCGACCGGTTGACGCCGATCTTAGCCGAGCTCATTGGCATAACGCCATACGATCTCTAA
- a CDS encoding glycerophosphodiester phosphodiesterase family protein encodes MKRLQDNASIVVAAHRGWKSEYPENTLLAFKEAMELGVDMVEFDLRMSKDRTVVVIHDETVDRTTDGTGNVRDLTLAELKRLDAGGWFGRAFEGLKIPTLEELCELLQAYPNVLLNVEIKSGPDAKATADQAIAALDAYGYLSRCVFTCFDAEWLGYIHDTYGLKTQGFPEEVMHNFVSGENGTYSKMWAAGISMKLLTPQLAKRFEDMGVQAWSYCPDDDEQVFYSLGCGIRVMTVNDPLPALKIRKLVER; translated from the coding sequence ATGAAGCGACTTCAGGACAACGCATCGATCGTGGTTGCCGCGCACAGGGGCTGGAAATCGGAATATCCGGAAAATACGCTCTTGGCTTTCAAGGAAGCGATGGAGCTCGGGGTGGATATGGTGGAGTTCGATTTGCGCATGTCCAAGGACCGGACGGTGGTAGTCATTCACGACGAGACGGTGGACCGAACGACGGACGGTACCGGAAACGTAAGGGACCTCACGCTCGCCGAGCTGAAGCGGCTCGATGCGGGAGGCTGGTTCGGCCGCGCGTTCGAAGGGCTGAAAATTCCGACCCTCGAGGAGCTATGCGAGCTGCTTCAAGCCTACCCGAACGTTCTGCTCAACGTGGAGATCAAATCGGGTCCGGACGCCAAAGCGACGGCGGATCAGGCGATCGCCGCCTTAGACGCTTACGGCTATCTGTCCCGATGCGTGTTCACCTGCTTCGACGCGGAATGGTTAGGTTATATTCATGATACGTACGGGTTGAAAACGCAGGGCTTCCCGGAGGAGGTTATGCATAACTTCGTCTCCGGCGAGAACGGCACCTACTCCAAGATGTGGGCGGCCGGGATCAGCATGAAGCTCCTTACGCCGCAGCTTGCAAAGCGATTCGAAGACATGGGCGTGCAAGCTTGGTCGTATTGTCCCGACGACGACGAACAAGTGTTTTACTCGCTGGGATGCGGCATCCGCGTCATGACGGTGAACGATCCGCTGCCGGCGTTGAAAATCCGCAAGCTTGTCGAGAGATAA
- a CDS encoding helix-turn-helix domain-containing protein: MRIREYGTLKMQPSGAGGVHPYHEILYIESGDSELQWMDRCYRLPAPCLVLIPENTPHWLTPRTPELLGWYLETDMESAPFLEYDAVLSWNQRQSRNDAGRSWPQPLYACIAAVSSIVEAYERGELLAPSAHRLLEWDIQKLLFLVKLIVSAPADNVQPTPAIDKQLYTALRYMERSFKNNITIEELAGICHLTPSYVIRLFKQTFGATPIQYLQELRLKAAISYLGTTDMPIQDIAETTGFANLHYFSRMFKQKVGESPTAWRKRRREPSSGS; the protein is encoded by the coding sequence ATGCGGATTCGAGAATACGGGACATTGAAGATGCAGCCTTCCGGCGCGGGGGGCGTTCATCCGTATCATGAGATTTTATATATCGAGTCCGGGGATTCCGAACTGCAGTGGATGGACCGGTGCTACCGACTGCCGGCGCCTTGCCTCGTGCTCATTCCGGAGAACACGCCGCATTGGCTGACGCCGCGAACGCCCGAGCTCCTCGGATGGTATCTGGAGACGGATATGGAATCGGCGCCGTTCCTCGAGTACGACGCCGTGCTGAGCTGGAATCAGAGACAGTCGCGGAACGACGCGGGTCGGTCGTGGCCGCAGCCGCTGTACGCGTGCATCGCCGCCGTCTCGTCGATCGTCGAGGCGTACGAACGCGGCGAGCTGCTCGCGCCGTCCGCGCATCGGCTGCTCGAATGGGACATTCAGAAGCTGCTGTTCCTCGTGAAGCTCATCGTCTCCGCGCCGGCGGACAACGTCCAACCGACGCCGGCGATCGACAAGCAGCTGTATACCGCGCTTCGCTATATGGAACGATCGTTCAAAAACAACATCACGATCGAGGAGCTCGCGGGTATTTGCCATCTGACGCCCTCCTACGTCATTCGGCTGTTCAAGCAGACGTTCGGCGCTACGCCGATCCAATATTTGCAGGAGCTTCGCTTGAAAGCCGCGATCAGTTACCTCGGGACGACCGATATGCCGATTCAAGATATCGCGGAGACGACCGGCTTCGCCAATCTTCATTATTTCAGCCGCATGTTTAAGCAGAAGGTCGGGGAGAGCCCTACGGCCTGGCGGAAAAGGCGGAGGGAGCCTTCGTCCGGTTCTTAG
- a CDS encoding ribulose-bisphosphate carboxylase large subunit family protein: MTRGEAVKATYWIETPHELRRAAETMAGEQSTGTFVPVPGETPEVKARSGADIVRIEELEPAKTPSLPGAQPPKNADGLYRRGIVELEFPLHNFGPSIPNLMATVAGNLYELREFSGLRLLDVELPASFAQRYPGPKFGVEGTRRLAGVYGRPIIGTIVKPSIGLTVEELRLVVRELVEAGLDFIKDDELNANPTFAPLEDKVRVVMEEIERHADRTGKKAMYAFNITGDIDELRRNHDTVVRHGGTCVMVSIQSVGLAGLAYLNSFSEVPIHGHRNQWGMMTRCPALGMEFAAYQKLCRLAGADHLHVNALDSKFYESNGSVVRSVEGIRAPLFGGYACMPVLSSGQSAATAETTYRRLGTYDLMNIAGGGIMAHPGGPASGVRSMQLAWEAAIGGLDREAFAAEHAELRQALDAFSK; encoded by the coding sequence ATGACGAGAGGCGAGGCGGTCAAGGCGACGTATTGGATCGAGACGCCGCACGAGCTGCGGCGGGCGGCCGAGACGATGGCCGGCGAGCAGTCGACCGGCACGTTCGTGCCCGTGCCCGGCGAGACGCCGGAGGTGAAGGCGCGCAGCGGCGCGGATATCGTCCGCATCGAGGAGCTGGAGCCGGCGAAGACACCCAGCCTGCCGGGGGCTCAGCCGCCGAAGAACGCCGACGGCTTGTATCGTCGGGGCATCGTGGAGCTCGAATTTCCGTTGCATAACTTCGGACCGTCGATTCCGAACCTGATGGCGACGGTCGCGGGCAATCTCTACGAGCTGCGAGAGTTTTCCGGCCTCCGGCTGCTCGACGTTGAGCTCCCTGCGTCGTTCGCGCAGCGGTACCCGGGGCCGAAATTCGGCGTCGAGGGGACGCGGCGGCTCGCCGGCGTCTACGGCCGGCCGATCATCGGCACGATCGTGAAGCCGAGCATCGGACTGACCGTGGAGGAGCTGCGGCTCGTCGTGCGCGAGCTGGTCGAGGCGGGGCTGGATTTCATTAAGGACGACGAATTGAACGCGAATCCGACGTTCGCGCCGCTGGAAGACAAGGTGCGGGTCGTCATGGAAGAAATCGAGCGCCATGCGGACAGGACGGGCAAGAAGGCAATGTACGCGTTCAACATTACGGGCGACATCGACGAGCTGCGGCGAAATCACGACACGGTCGTGCGGCACGGCGGCACATGCGTCATGGTCAGCATTCAGAGCGTCGGGCTCGCGGGCCTCGCGTACTTGAACTCGTTCAGCGAGGTGCCGATACACGGCCATCGCAATCAGTGGGGGATGATGACCCGCTGCCCGGCGCTCGGGATGGAGTTCGCGGCGTATCAGAAGCTGTGCCGTCTGGCCGGCGCCGACCATCTGCACGTGAATGCGCTGGACAGCAAGTTTTATGAATCGAACGGGTCCGTCGTTCGTTCCGTGGAAGGCATTCGCGCGCCGCTCTTCGGCGGCTACGCCTGCATGCCGGTGCTGTCTTCCGGGCAGTCGGCCGCCACGGCGGAGACGACGTACCGGCGGCTCGGCACGTACGACCTGATGAATATCGCCGGCGGCGGCATCATGGCGCATCCGGGGGGACCGGCGAGCGGCGTCCGCAGCATGCAGCTCGCTTGGGAGGCGGCGATCGGGGGACTCGACCGCGAGGCGTTCGCGGCGGAGCATGCGGAGCTGCGGCAGGCGTTGGATGCATTTTCGAAATAG